Proteins encoded within one genomic window of Ammonifex degensii KC4:
- a CDS encoding polysaccharide deacetylase family protein — protein MKAALKIPLGLLVLLGVGIGVTVYSGHLLGNKVPKPMPVARAKETTAPSLALSPAPPRFDVPVYYRDKVVALMFHNIDPTYQGRGTITPETFEADVKALVEKGYNVITAEQLVSFLEGKTQVPPNAVVITFDDGYKGTYLYAFPVLEKYRVPATVFLIGSFINHHPNFLTWEEVREMARSGLVTFGGHTYDLHKGVPIDPHTTSPATVARIYDFQMGKSETAEAYHARVLEDSLKEQELFRQEIGKTSPFFAYPYGAYTPELDRALKEAGYSYFFTTLHGANCYGQDPHHIFRINAGAPWITPEKLLQEIRAAALGTSGPRKFPPNYIPKWTQKPIKSSQSHRQPKVRRG, from the coding sequence GTGAAAGCTGCTCTAAAGATCCCTCTAGGACTACTGGTCCTGCTCGGCGTAGGGATAGGGGTGACAGTCTACTCGGGACACTTGCTGGGAAACAAAGTTCCGAAGCCCATGCCGGTCGCCCGGGCCAAGGAAACAACCGCCCCTTCCCTTGCCCTTTCTCCTGCCCCGCCGCGCTTCGACGTGCCGGTGTACTACCGAGACAAAGTGGTGGCGCTGATGTTTCATAACATAGATCCCACCTACCAGGGTAGGGGAACCATCACCCCAGAAACCTTCGAGGCCGACGTCAAGGCGCTGGTGGAAAAGGGGTACAATGTGATAACGGCGGAGCAGTTGGTTTCCTTTCTGGAGGGAAAAACCCAAGTGCCGCCCAACGCAGTGGTCATCACTTTTGACGACGGCTACAAGGGTACTTACCTTTACGCCTTCCCCGTCCTAGAGAAGTACCGGGTACCGGCCACCGTCTTTCTCATCGGCAGCTTCATAAACCACCACCCCAACTTCCTCACCTGGGAAGAGGTTAGGGAAATGGCCCGGTCAGGACTGGTGACCTTCGGCGGCCATACTTATGACCTGCACAAAGGAGTGCCCATAGACCCGCATACTACCTCCCCGGCTACGGTAGCCCGGATTTACGATTTCCAGATGGGCAAAAGCGAAACGGCGGAGGCTTACCACGCCAGGGTTTTGGAAGATAGCCTGAAAGAGCAGGAGCTCTTCCGCCAAGAAATAGGTAAAACCTCTCCCTTCTTTGCCTACCCCTACGGCGCCTACACGCCGGAACTCGACCGTGCCTTGAAAGAAGCCGGTTATTCCTACTTCTTCACCACTTTGCACGGGGCCAATTGCTACGGGCAGGACCCACACCACATCTTCCGCATAAATGCCGGAGCTCCCTGGATAACGCCGGAAAAGCTTTTGCAAGAAATCCGGGCAGCGGCTCTAGGCACCTCCGGCCCCAGAAAGTTCCCGCCAAACTACATTCCCAAGTGGACGCAGAAACCGATAAAATCTTCCCAGAGCCACCGCCAGCCGAAAGTCAGGAGGGGGTAA
- a CDS encoding NAD(P)H-dependent glycerol-3-phosphate dehydrogenase, translating to MISLRAAVLGGGSWGTALAYLLARKGYKVKLWVRREEVASELNTRRENLRYLPGVFLPEGVTATASLEEALKGAEAVIFAVPSHAFREVVRETLPFLPPGAYVINGAKGLEVETRLRLSQVFATEAGEGALDRYVVLSGPSHAEEVAREQPTAVVVASRRWEAAEWAQEFLMCPFFRVYTNPDLVGVELGGALKNIIALGTGICEGIGFGDNAKAALMTRGLTEIARLGVRLGANPLTFTGLAGVGDLIVTCTSRHSRNRRAGWEIGKGKSLEEALAAVGMVVEGVRTTKVAYALAQELGVKMPITVETYKVLFEGLSPLVAAQNLMGRARTREIEEVGYC from the coding sequence TTGATCTCTTTGCGCGCGGCGGTACTCGGAGGGGGAAGCTGGGGTACGGCCTTAGCCTACCTCCTGGCCCGCAAGGGCTACAAGGTGAAGCTCTGGGTTAGGCGCGAAGAGGTGGCGTCGGAGCTTAACACCCGCCGGGAGAACCTCCGCTACCTTCCCGGGGTTTTCCTGCCGGAAGGGGTGACGGCCACCGCTTCCTTAGAGGAGGCGCTAAAAGGAGCGGAAGCGGTGATCTTCGCCGTTCCCTCCCATGCCTTCCGTGAGGTGGTGCGCGAAACCCTGCCCTTCCTTCCTCCAGGAGCTTACGTGATAAATGGGGCCAAGGGGCTGGAGGTGGAAACGCGCCTGCGCCTTTCCCAGGTTTTTGCCACCGAAGCCGGGGAGGGGGCGCTCGACCGGTACGTGGTACTCTCCGGCCCTAGTCACGCGGAGGAGGTGGCGCGGGAGCAGCCTACCGCCGTGGTAGTGGCCTCGCGCCGCTGGGAGGCGGCGGAGTGGGCGCAGGAGTTCCTGATGTGTCCCTTCTTCCGGGTTTACACCAACCCTGACCTGGTGGGGGTGGAACTGGGTGGGGCACTCAAGAACATCATTGCCCTGGGTACGGGCATCTGTGAGGGCATAGGCTTCGGCGACAACGCCAAGGCGGCCTTGATGACCCGGGGCTTGACGGAGATAGCCCGGCTGGGGGTGCGGCTGGGGGCTAACCCGCTGACCTTCACCGGGCTGGCGGGAGTAGGAGATTTGATCGTGACCTGTACCAGCCGCCACAGCCGCAACCGGCGGGCAGGCTGGGAGATAGGGAAGGGAAAGAGCCTGGAGGAAGCCCTGGCCGCGGTGGGGATGGTGGTCGAAGGGGTCAGGACCACCAAAGTAGCTTATGCCCTGGCTCAGGAATTAGGGGTCAAGATGCCCATTACGGTGGAGACTTACAAGGTTCTCTTTGAAGGCCTTTCTCCCTTGGTGGCCGCCCAGAATCTCATGGGTCGGGCCCGCACCCGGGAGATAGAAGAAGTCGGCTACTGTTAG
- a CDS encoding ATP-dependent metallopeptidase FtsH/Yme1/Tma family protein, translating to MYYKEIGLGLGAALVFFLAAKGYDVVPLIFLGAAAGLLYYFLQSRGMVKSLVIKGNEEEENNITFADIGGQRAAVEELKEALDFIKHYPQARRLGVRPLKGILLTGPPGTGKTLLAKAAAGYTDAVFIAASGSEFVEMYAGVGAQRIRNLFRLAREKAQQSGKNRAIIFIDEIDVLGGKRGKVNSHLEYDQTLNQLLVEMDGIKGDEKVNILVIAATNRADLLDPALLRPGRFDRQVRVDLPDKEGRLEILRLHTRNKPLAPDVDLEAVAKETLGFSGAHLESLANEAAILALREGASAIGQRHFMEAIERVMLGARLERRPSKEELWRVAVHETGHALVSEWVRPGSVTTLTVTPRGGALGYFRQQYEEDSYLYTQEQLEDRLAVLLAGVVAEEVVLGSRSTGAANNFEQATRVAETMIRAGMSRLGVAGSAELPEETRHELLREILSRQEERVQQYLRDHREKLIYIAQELLAAERLTGERFRQLLRKEESATSRQEK from the coding sequence GTGTACTATAAAGAGATAGGTTTGGGCTTGGGGGCAGCGCTTGTTTTTTTCTTGGCGGCAAAGGGTTACGACGTAGTCCCTCTTATCTTTCTGGGGGCAGCAGCAGGGCTCCTTTATTACTTTCTGCAGAGCAGGGGAATGGTCAAGAGTTTAGTAATTAAGGGCAATGAAGAAGAAGAAAATAACATCACCTTTGCCGACATTGGGGGACAGCGGGCGGCGGTAGAGGAACTTAAAGAAGCGCTCGATTTTATCAAGCACTACCCTCAGGCCCGGCGCCTAGGGGTGCGTCCACTCAAGGGAATCCTGCTCACGGGCCCACCGGGCACAGGAAAGACGCTTCTGGCCAAGGCCGCGGCCGGCTACACCGACGCGGTCTTCATCGCGGCCAGCGGCTCGGAGTTCGTGGAGATGTACGCCGGTGTAGGAGCCCAGCGGATAAGAAACCTCTTCCGGCTGGCCCGCGAAAAGGCCCAGCAGAGCGGGAAGAACCGGGCCATCATCTTCATCGACGAGATAGACGTCCTCGGCGGGAAGCGGGGCAAGGTTAACAGCCACCTGGAATACGACCAAACGCTTAACCAGCTACTGGTGGAAATGGACGGTATAAAGGGAGACGAGAAGGTAAATATCTTGGTGATAGCGGCTACCAACCGGGCCGATCTACTCGACCCAGCCCTGCTTCGTCCCGGGCGCTTCGACCGTCAAGTACGGGTGGATCTTCCTGATAAGGAAGGAAGGCTGGAAATTTTGCGCCTGCACACGCGCAACAAGCCCTTGGCTCCCGATGTCGACCTGGAGGCGGTGGCCAAAGAGACCCTGGGCTTCTCCGGGGCGCACTTGGAGAGCCTGGCCAACGAAGCGGCTATCTTGGCCTTGCGCGAGGGAGCCAGCGCCATAGGGCAGCGGCACTTCATGGAAGCCATCGAGCGGGTCATGCTGGGAGCCCGCCTGGAGCGCCGTCCCAGCAAGGAGGAACTCTGGCGGGTGGCGGTGCACGAGACGGGTCATGCACTGGTGAGCGAATGGGTTCGCCCCGGTTCGGTGACCACCCTGACGGTAACACCCCGGGGCGGGGCGCTCGGCTACTTCCGCCAGCAGTACGAAGAAGACAGCTACTTATATACTCAAGAACAGCTGGAGGACCGGCTGGCTGTGCTGCTGGCAGGGGTGGTGGCGGAAGAAGTAGTTCTAGGAAGCAGGAGCACCGGCGCGGCCAACAATTTCGAGCAGGCCACGCGGGTGGCCGAGACCATGATACGCGCTGGTATGAGCCGGCTGGGCGTGGCCGGAAGCGCCGAACTGCCGGAGGAGACGCGCCACGAACTTTTACGCGAGATCCTCTCCCGGCAGGAAGAACGGGTGCAGCAGTACCTCCGCGACCACCGGGAAAAGCTTATCTACATAGCGCAGGAACTTTTGGCGGCCGAGCGCCTGACGGGGGAGCGCTTCCGGCAACTGCTTCGCAAAGAGGAATCGGCTACCTCCCGGCAGGAAAAGTGA
- a CDS encoding TM1266 family iron-only hydrogenase system putative regulator — protein sequence MGVYMVGVLVENRKEQAVKVQEILTEYSDKIVCRHGCPYPNRQSGLITLLCEATSEEVDSLVSKLQSLPGIKAKAMELEVPAGLKVLSTATVFPKQF from the coding sequence ATGGGCGTGTACATGGTAGGGGTTCTGGTGGAGAACCGCAAAGAGCAGGCTGTAAAGGTGCAGGAGATTTTAACGGAGTACAGCGATAAGATTGTTTGCCGCCACGGATGTCCCTATCCCAACCGCCAGAGTGGGCTTATCACTCTCCTCTGTGAGGCCACGTCGGAGGAAGTGGATTCGCTTGTCTCCAAGCTCCAGTCCCTTCCCGGAATCAAGGCCAAGGCCATGGAGCTGGAAGTGCCGGCGGGGCTCAAGGTCCTTTCAACAGCTACCGTTTTCCCTAAGCAGTTCTGA
- a CDS encoding HD domain-containing protein encodes MNPYRLLQKYYPPGTPLYRLLLVHGIMVARKALKVAEKVAELKPDQRFIYEAALLHDIGIFFTYAPSIGCYGDKPYLCHGYLGRELLEKEGYPRHALVCERHVGVGITREEILKRGLPLPPRDMVPVTLEEKIIAYADKFFSKGPKHLTREKEIEEIEEELQQIGEDKVEIFRQWHRLFDP; translated from the coding sequence TTGAACCCTTACCGGCTACTGCAAAAGTACTATCCCCCGGGAACGCCCCTTTACCGACTGCTCCTGGTGCACGGTATCATGGTGGCCCGCAAAGCTTTAAAGGTGGCCGAGAAAGTGGCGGAATTAAAACCCGACCAGCGCTTCATCTACGAGGCTGCCCTGCTACACGATATCGGGATCTTCTTCACCTACGCCCCCTCTATAGGCTGCTACGGCGACAAACCCTACCTATGTCACGGCTATCTGGGCAGGGAGTTACTGGAGAAAGAGGGCTACCCGCGCCACGCCCTGGTCTGTGAAAGGCACGTGGGGGTGGGGATAACCCGCGAGGAGATATTAAAGCGTGGTCTTCCCCTCCCCCCGCGGGATATGGTGCCGGTAACCTTGGAGGAAAAAATCATCGCCTATGCCGACAAGTTCTTTTCTAAAGGCCCTAAGCATCTGACTAGGGAAAAAGAAATAGAGGAGATCGAGGAAGAGTTGCAGCAAATAGGGGAAGATAAAGTAGAGATCTTCCGTCAGTGGCACCGCCTCTTTGACCCCTAA
- the purQ gene encoding phosphoribosylformylglycinamidine synthase I: protein MRVPVLILRTDGTNCDVETAYAFELVGAEPHLVHVNELRRREVRLTDYRLLVIPGGFTYGDDVAAGKILAVELTSFLREEIEEFLAKGGLVLGICNGFQVLVRTGLLPFGKLGEVQAVLMPNAKGRFECRWVRLRVEKSPSVFTRGMEGQVVEWQAAHGEGCFYTNAEQLKTIEEQGLVAFRYVDAEGRPTQEYPDNPNGSLNAIAGLSDPTGRILGVMPHPERFVLPTQHPNWRRKKIPPAGLFIFQNAVRAAGG from the coding sequence TTGCGGGTGCCGGTGCTTATCCTGCGTACGGACGGGACTAACTGCGATGTGGAGACGGCCTACGCCTTCGAACTCGTAGGGGCTGAGCCTCATCTCGTGCACGTGAACGAACTCAGACGGCGGGAAGTGAGACTTACCGACTACCGCCTGCTGGTCATACCGGGAGGTTTTACCTACGGGGACGATGTAGCGGCAGGCAAGATCCTGGCTGTGGAGCTCACCTCCTTCCTACGGGAGGAGATAGAGGAGTTTCTGGCTAAAGGTGGGCTGGTCCTGGGTATATGCAACGGCTTTCAGGTGCTGGTGCGGACCGGCCTCCTCCCCTTCGGCAAGCTGGGCGAGGTACAAGCGGTGCTCATGCCCAACGCCAAGGGGAGGTTTGAGTGCCGTTGGGTGCGGCTCCGAGTGGAAAAAAGCCCTTCCGTCTTCACCCGAGGGATGGAGGGGCAGGTGGTAGAGTGGCAGGCGGCGCACGGGGAAGGGTGCTTTTACACGAACGCCGAGCAGCTTAAGACCATAGAGGAGCAGGGCTTGGTAGCCTTCCGCTACGTGGACGCAGAAGGCAGGCCCACCCAGGAGTATCCCGATAACCCTAACGGTTCACTAAACGCCATCGCTGGGCTGAGCGACCCTACAGGGAGAATTTTGGGAGTTATGCCCCACCCGGAGCGCTTCGTCCTCCCCACCCAGCACCCTAACTGGCGCCGGAAAAAGATCCCGCCCGCCGGGCTCTTCATCTTCCAGAACGCCGTGCGGGCGGCGGGGGGTTGA
- the purL gene encoding phosphoribosylformylglycinamidine synthase subunit PurL — MALQEVRVSILPHLKDPSGEGLLYEIRQSLGITSVEKVRTVKVYRFEGIGEEEARFLAERLLCEPVFQHYTLNRPIITDASRLIEVAYRPGVMNPEAASLMKAAHDLGVKGLLAADSSVEYAFYGALGPEELELIIKRLLVNETIQHVLETPPRTLLLGSEPGRTQIIPIRQMSDEELLALSADRLFLNLEEMRLIQQYFREKGRDPTDAEVELLAQTWSEHCAHKTFKAKIIVNGQEKPPFLTRLRQATEKVGREDLVLSAFVDNAGVMAFYEGWAICGKVETHNAPSAIEPYGGAATGSGGVFRDVMGTGQGAKVIASTDMFCFAPPDTPPEEVPPGCLHPQYLLRRVVAGVRDYGNRMGVPTNNGSVHFHPDFRAKPTVIVGAYGLLPAARAAKGKPLPGDAILVVGGRTGRDGIHGATFSSAAMTDRTLHVHSQAVQIGHPIEEKRMADALLAARDEGLIRAITDCGAGGFASAVGEMGAETGARLYLDRVPLKYSGLAPWEILLSESQERMVVAVDPAKVERFIELCRFYNVEATVIGEFTSDRRFRVFYGEEQVVDIEMDFLHRGLPQRVLSCQWTPPERKEELPPPPVELGEDLLCRILGHLNVCSKEPIVRMYDHGVQGTNALPPYGGVRGDAPNDAVLLTPLLGKPYAVVISHGLNPILNRLDPYWGALWAATEAVANAVAVGADPRELCLIDNFIWPVPEGEFLAWLDRAVDACVDFSLKMGLPFISGKDSLSSTYRSGELVIHIPPVVCISAFGRLPDVGRTTSSDFKGEGNLLVLVGARREEEMGGSVYYELRGIESLNLPRVDLELLPSVMNKVHQAIAGGSVLSAHDISEGGLFTAVAEMAFGGGLGAEIVIPEESRPDFFLFNETAGCFVLELKPGASPEELFAGIPFLVLGRTLGQPVIEARQGDKLLFSVDLEVLLAAYQAPLKEVFG, encoded by the coding sequence TTGGCTCTGCAAGAGGTCCGTGTGAGCATCCTTCCGCACCTGAAAGATCCTTCAGGAGAAGGGCTCCTCTACGAGATTCGCCAGAGTTTAGGTATAACCTCGGTGGAAAAGGTGCGCACGGTAAAGGTTTACCGCTTCGAGGGGATAGGAGAGGAAGAGGCCCGCTTCTTGGCGGAGCGCCTTCTCTGTGAACCTGTATTCCAGCACTACACCCTCAACCGTCCGATCATAACCGATGCTTCCCGGCTTATAGAGGTGGCTTACCGTCCCGGCGTCATGAACCCGGAGGCGGCCTCGCTCATGAAGGCGGCTCATGATCTCGGGGTGAAGGGGCTGCTCGCCGCCGACTCCAGCGTGGAGTACGCCTTTTACGGAGCGCTTGGGCCGGAGGAGCTGGAACTCATAATAAAGCGCCTGTTGGTGAATGAAACCATCCAGCACGTCCTCGAAACTCCTCCCCGTACTTTGCTTCTGGGGAGTGAACCGGGGCGCACCCAGATCATACCCATCCGGCAAATGAGTGACGAGGAGCTTCTGGCCCTTTCGGCCGACCGCCTCTTCCTCAACCTGGAGGAGATGCGGCTCATCCAGCAGTACTTTCGCGAAAAGGGGCGCGACCCTACCGATGCCGAGGTAGAGCTTTTAGCCCAGACCTGGTCGGAGCACTGCGCGCACAAGACCTTCAAGGCCAAGATAATCGTCAACGGCCAGGAGAAGCCTCCCTTTCTCACCCGCCTGCGCCAGGCCACGGAGAAGGTGGGCAGGGAAGACCTGGTGCTCTCCGCCTTCGTGGACAACGCCGGCGTGATGGCCTTTTACGAGGGCTGGGCGATCTGCGGCAAAGTAGAGACGCACAACGCCCCCTCCGCCATCGAGCCTTACGGCGGGGCGGCTACGGGCTCGGGAGGGGTCTTCCGGGACGTCATGGGTACCGGGCAGGGGGCCAAAGTAATAGCTTCCACCGACATGTTCTGCTTTGCCCCTCCGGATACCCCGCCGGAGGAAGTGCCTCCGGGCTGCCTGCATCCCCAATACCTCCTGCGCCGTGTGGTCGCAGGGGTGCGCGACTACGGCAACCGGATGGGAGTGCCGACCAACAACGGCTCGGTGCACTTCCACCCCGACTTTCGGGCCAAGCCCACCGTCATTGTAGGAGCCTACGGCCTCCTGCCAGCGGCGCGGGCGGCCAAAGGAAAGCCGCTTCCCGGCGATGCCATTCTGGTAGTGGGAGGGAGGACGGGGCGAGACGGTATCCACGGAGCTACCTTCTCCAGCGCAGCCATGACCGACCGCACCCTGCACGTGCACTCCCAGGCGGTGCAGATAGGTCACCCCATCGAGGAGAAACGCATGGCCGACGCCCTGCTGGCGGCCAGGGACGAGGGTCTGATAAGGGCCATAACCGACTGCGGGGCGGGGGGATTCGCCTCCGCGGTAGGGGAGATGGGAGCGGAGACCGGTGCGCGCCTCTATTTGGACCGGGTGCCCCTCAAGTATTCAGGCCTGGCACCCTGGGAGATCTTGCTTTCAGAAAGCCAGGAGCGCATGGTGGTGGCGGTAGACCCGGCCAAGGTCGAACGCTTCATAGAGCTCTGCCGCTTCTACAATGTGGAAGCCACCGTCATCGGGGAATTCACCTCGGACCGGCGTTTCCGGGTCTTCTACGGCGAGGAGCAGGTGGTGGATATCGAGATGGACTTCCTGCACCGGGGGCTTCCCCAGAGGGTCCTTTCCTGCCAGTGGACTCCCCCGGAACGGAAAGAAGAGCTTCCTCCTCCTCCGGTTGAGTTGGGAGAAGATTTGCTCTGTCGCATCCTGGGGCACCTGAACGTTTGTTCCAAGGAGCCCATAGTGCGCATGTACGATCATGGGGTGCAGGGGACCAACGCCCTCCCTCCCTACGGAGGAGTAAGAGGAGACGCGCCGAACGACGCGGTTTTGCTGACCCCCCTCCTGGGCAAACCCTACGCCGTGGTCATTTCCCACGGCCTCAACCCTATCCTTAACCGCTTGGATCCCTACTGGGGAGCCCTGTGGGCGGCCACGGAAGCGGTGGCCAATGCCGTGGCGGTGGGAGCAGATCCCCGGGAGCTCTGCCTCATCGACAACTTCATCTGGCCCGTGCCCGAAGGGGAGTTTCTGGCCTGGCTTGACCGGGCGGTGGACGCCTGCGTGGACTTCAGCCTCAAGATGGGACTCCCCTTCATTTCCGGCAAGGACAGCCTTTCCAGCACCTACCGCAGCGGTGAGTTGGTGATCCATATCCCGCCGGTGGTGTGCATTTCCGCTTTCGGCCGCTTGCCCGATGTCGGCCGCACCACATCAAGTGACTTCAAGGGGGAAGGTAACCTCCTGGTTTTGGTGGGCGCGAGGCGGGAGGAGGAAATGGGAGGCTCGGTGTACTACGAGCTCCGGGGTATCGAATCATTGAATCTCCCGCGGGTTGACTTGGAGCTCTTGCCCTCGGTCATGAACAAAGTGCACCAGGCCATAGCCGGAGGGTCGGTACTCTCCGCGCACGACATAAGCGAAGGAGGGCTTTTCACCGCCGTGGCGGAGATGGCCTTCGGTGGTGGCTTGGGGGCGGAGATCGTCATTCCTGAGGAGTCAAGACCCGATTTCTTCCTCTTCAACGAGACGGCGGGCTGCTTCGTCCTGGAGCTCAAGCCCGGTGCTTCCCCGGAGGAGCTTTTCGCCGGGATACCTTTCCTGGTCTTGGGAAGGACGCTTGGCCAGCCGGTCATCGAGGCACGCCAGGGAGATAAACTACTCTTTTCGGTGGACTTGGAGGTTCTTCTGGCGGCCTATCAAGCACCGCTTAAGGAGGTCTTCGGCTAA
- a CDS encoding DUF4198 domain-containing protein yields MLRVVKGHEIWIEVDKARLEKGEVAAGKIYYGHAMRPDGLPEGGKVKGALFTPGGEKLSLSLSPEGEGLRWRWRPEREGLWAVAAENEVGALVLTRGGLYKPGTRADYPDAREAAYYHQYAKAYFRVGPFCLACGDLERQSDLSFLGQELEIVAAPGSYRPGGEITLTVLYRGLPLPHVLMLATFRGHSRPDWAYRQVTDAQGRVSFPLEREGRWLFYVRHVDPERGEPGLYERRVLSATFCLDI; encoded by the coding sequence ATGCTGCGGGTAGTCAAGGGGCATGAGATCTGGATCGAGGTAGACAAGGCGCGCCTAGAGAAAGGGGAGGTGGCAGCGGGCAAGATCTACTACGGCCACGCCATGCGGCCTGACGGCCTTCCCGAAGGAGGGAAAGTCAAAGGAGCTTTGTTCACCCCGGGCGGGGAAAAGCTTTCCCTATCCCTTTCTCCCGAGGGTGAGGGTTTGCGCTGGCGCTGGCGGCCGGAAAGAGAAGGGTTGTGGGCGGTGGCAGCGGAGAACGAGGTAGGGGCCCTGGTCCTCACCCGGGGCGGCCTTTACAAGCCCGGCACGCGGGCCGACTACCCCGACGCGCGTGAGGCGGCGTACTACCACCAGTACGCCAAGGCTTACTTCCGGGTGGGCCCGTTCTGCCTTGCCTGCGGTGACCTAGAGCGCCAGAGTGACCTTTCCTTTCTGGGGCAGGAGCTGGAGATAGTGGCTGCTCCCGGCTCCTACCGGCCGGGAGGGGAGATCACTCTCACTGTCCTTTACCGCGGCCTTCCCTTGCCGCATGTTCTCATGCTGGCCACTTTTCGCGGCCATTCCCGCCCCGACTGGGCCTATCGCCAGGTGACCGATGCCCAGGGCAGGGTGTCTTTCCCCCTCGAGAGAGAGGGGAGATGGCTCTTTTACGTGCGCCACGTCGACCCGGAAAGAGGGGAGCCGGGACTTTACGAGCGCCGGGTCCTCAGTGCCACTTTTTGCCTGGACATTTGA
- a CDS encoding transposase → MKFKTRKPADTITVPARIYPDEVAEKKLVSFMRRFQAAKRTAYQALRRGKKPEEIVKDLYRKFFPNARWCQWALEDAKATIKSQKEQVKMHISDLEAKIEKSEEKLKRTRNELHRQGILARIAKLHAKLEYWKGFLERDEVPPAVFGGKKNLLLLQEGKLSKEEWRELRSNAFYSVGQANQKGLEGQHGNANTEIVYDEATDSFRLNVYIPPESGDKSGRLRRDENWVTVPLEVPARYRPLLLRCLAEGRAYTVRVVRRNGRFDCLISFSLQDEAEVDRTSPMAGMDLNPDVVAVTVVLPDGNFKVSRCFWCHDLVHASHEKREWIAGNLAKEVADWLESLGVKQVALEELSFAQDHDTNRAFNRITHNFCKKLLFNRIVVALRKRGIAVFTVPAHFTSLIGFFKYSETYGLNTHQAAALVIARRALGFKERVPKALVQELLGRSPMEGWAHGRLWGRLFGMFKAARKKVSRYFSVKAFTPSAWLEHIFAGAG, encoded by the coding sequence TTGAAGTTCAAGACCAGGAAGCCCGCCGACACGATAACCGTGCCCGCCAGGATATACCCGGACGAGGTGGCAGAAAAGAAGCTCGTGTCTTTCATGCGCCGGTTCCAAGCAGCAAAGCGCACCGCCTACCAGGCGCTGAGACGGGGAAAGAAACCGGAAGAAATCGTCAAAGACCTCTACCGGAAGTTCTTCCCCAACGCCCGCTGGTGCCAGTGGGCGCTGGAAGACGCAAAGGCCACCATCAAGAGCCAGAAAGAGCAGGTCAAGATGCACATCTCGGACTTAGAGGCCAAGATAGAGAAGTCCGAGGAGAAGCTTAAGCGCACCAGAAACGAGCTTCACCGCCAGGGGATACTGGCCCGCATCGCGAAGCTGCACGCGAAGCTGGAGTACTGGAAGGGTTTCCTGGAGCGGGACGAAGTCCCTCCCGCCGTCTTCGGCGGGAAGAAAAACCTGCTGCTCCTCCAGGAAGGGAAGCTCTCCAAGGAGGAGTGGCGGGAGCTGAGGTCCAACGCCTTCTACTCCGTGGGCCAGGCCAACCAGAAGGGGCTGGAGGGCCAGCACGGCAACGCCAACACGGAAATCGTCTATGACGAGGCAACAGACTCCTTCCGGCTCAATGTGTACATACCGCCGGAGTCAGGGGACAAGAGCGGCAGGCTGAGGCGGGACGAAAACTGGGTCACCGTGCCCCTGGAAGTCCCCGCGAGGTACAGGCCCCTGCTCCTGAGGTGCCTGGCCGAGGGGAGGGCCTACACCGTCCGGGTGGTGCGCAGAAACGGCAGGTTCGACTGCCTCATTTCCTTCTCCCTGCAGGACGAAGCGGAAGTGGACAGGACCTCCCCTATGGCCGGGATGGACTTAAACCCTGACGTGGTGGCGGTGACCGTCGTCCTGCCGGACGGGAACTTCAAGGTCTCCCGTTGTTTCTGGTGCCACGACCTGGTCCACGCTTCACACGAGAAGCGGGAGTGGATCGCGGGCAACCTGGCCAAAGAGGTGGCCGACTGGCTGGAGTCCCTGGGCGTGAAGCAGGTGGCCTTAGAGGAGCTTTCCTTTGCCCAGGACCACGACACCAACAGAGCGTTCAACCGGATCACGCACAACTTCTGCAAGAAGCTCCTCTTCAACCGCATCGTCGTGGCTTTAAGGAAGCGCGGCATCGCGGTGTTCACCGTCCCTGCGCATTTTACTTCGCTCATAGGCTTCTTCAAGTACTCTGAGACTTACGGGCTTAACACCCACCAGGCGGCGGCACTGGTCATAGCCCGTCGGGCGCTGGGCTTTAAAGAAAGAGTGCCGAAGGCCCTCGTCCAGGAGCTTCTCGGGCGTTCGCCGATGGAAGGATGGGCGCACGGGAGGCTTTGGGGCAGGCTCTTTGGCATGTTCAAGGCAGCCCGGAAGAAGGTCTCCCGCTACTTCAGCGTGAAGGCCTTTACCCCTTCCGCCTGGCTGGAACACATTTTTGCCGGAGCGGGCTAA